In the Micromonospora narathiwatensis genome, one interval contains:
- a CDS encoding GNAT family N-acetyltransferase, with the protein MVDARRASHEDAAELVRLRGLMLAAVRGTEPGPGRWQDVARENLREWLAEPEPWLAAFVVDASDGGLAACAVGTIERRLGSPHNPSGLVGYVFNVSTDPDHRRRGHSRSCLTALLDWFRDRDVRTVDLRASEAGLPLYRSLGFQVTHDPAMRLSLPPTTAD; encoded by the coding sequence ATGGTCGACGCACGTCGGGCGAGCCACGAGGACGCCGCCGAGCTGGTCCGGCTGCGCGGGCTGATGCTCGCCGCGGTGCGGGGCACGGAACCCGGGCCGGGCCGGTGGCAGGACGTCGCGCGGGAGAACCTGCGGGAGTGGCTGGCCGAGCCCGAGCCATGGCTGGCGGCCTTCGTGGTGGACGCGTCGGACGGCGGGCTGGCCGCCTGCGCGGTCGGCACGATCGAGCGCCGGCTCGGCAGCCCGCACAACCCGAGCGGCCTGGTCGGCTACGTCTTCAACGTCAGCACCGACCCGGACCATCGCCGGCGCGGCCATTCCCGCTCCTGCCTGACCGCGCTGCTGGACTGGTTTCGCGACCGGGACGTGCGGACGGTCGACCTGCGGGCCTCCGAGGCGGGGCTGCCGCTCTACCGCTCCCTCGGCTTCCAGGTGACCCACGACCCGGCGATGCGGCTGTCGCTCCCGCCCACGACGGCGGACTGA
- a CDS encoding SGNH/GDSL hydrolase family protein translates to MRRSRLATFALTLASSLGVTLAMAVPAQAAATDRYVALGDSYASGVGADSYTSESGSCMRSNNAYPALYNTNIKPASYRSVACSGATTTDVINNQLSALSSTTTLVSVTIGGNDVGFSSIMTTCVLNSEAQCIAAIDAAENKARSELPGKLANVYNGIKSRSPSARVVVVGYPVFYQLGNPICVGLTEKSRAKINEGINLVDDIIRTAATSAGFKFADVRSSFVGHQLCSGGEKWLHALNFLNLTISYHPTAAGQSGGYYPVFRSTAG, encoded by the coding sequence GTGCGGAGATCCCGTCTTGCCACCTTTGCCCTGACCCTGGCGTCCTCGCTCGGTGTCACACTGGCCATGGCCGTCCCCGCCCAGGCGGCCGCCACCGACCGGTACGTCGCGCTCGGCGACTCGTACGCCTCCGGCGTCGGCGCCGACAGCTACACGTCCGAGAGCGGCTCCTGCATGCGCAGCAACAACGCGTATCCCGCGCTCTACAACACCAACATCAAGCCGGCGTCGTACCGCTCGGTGGCCTGCTCCGGCGCGACCACGACCGACGTCATCAACAACCAGCTCTCCGCGCTGTCGTCGACCACGACCCTGGTCAGCGTCACCATCGGTGGCAACGACGTCGGCTTCTCCAGCATCATGACCACCTGCGTGCTCAACAGTGAGGCGCAGTGCATCGCCGCCATCGACGCGGCCGAGAACAAGGCCCGTAGCGAGCTGCCGGGCAAGCTGGCCAACGTCTACAACGGCATCAAGAGCCGTTCGCCCAGCGCCCGCGTGGTGGTCGTCGGCTACCCGGTCTTCTACCAGCTCGGCAACCCGATCTGCGTCGGGCTCACCGAGAAGTCCCGGGCGAAGATCAACGAGGGCATCAACCTGGTCGACGACATCATCCGGACGGCCGCCACCTCGGCCGGCTTCAAGTTCGCCGACGTCCGGTCGAGCTTCGTCGGTCACCAGCTGTGCAGCGGCGGTGAGAAGTGGCTGCACGCGCTGAACTTCCTCAACCTCACCATCTCCTACCACCCGACGGCCGCGGGCCAGTCCGGCGGCTACTACCCGGTCTTCCGCTCGACGGCGGGCTGA
- a CDS encoding maleylpyruvate isomerase N-terminal domain-containing protein gives MTVTADDLDAATSRVAAALGPVTGVDWSRPAGALEWDCRHTAEHLGDTLLSYAAQLVARPDDRYVRFTAVADPDASAAQLLEFATCAARMLALVVRATPSGARAFHPAGHADPEGFAAMGCLEVLLHGEDIASGLGVAVDPPRPVCARVVARLFPDVAAGLAEVDPWDGLRWCAGRLALPGRPRRGRWQWRAAPIGG, from the coding sequence ATGACGGTCACCGCTGACGACCTGGACGCCGCGACATCGCGCGTGGCGGCGGCCCTGGGGCCGGTGACCGGTGTCGACTGGTCGCGGCCGGCCGGCGCGCTGGAGTGGGACTGCCGGCACACCGCCGAGCACCTGGGCGACACCCTGCTGTCGTACGCGGCCCAGTTGGTGGCCCGCCCGGACGACCGGTACGTACGCTTCACCGCGGTCGCCGATCCGGACGCGTCGGCCGCGCAGCTGCTGGAGTTCGCCACCTGCGCGGCCCGCATGCTCGCCCTCGTGGTCCGGGCCACCCCGTCGGGGGCGCGGGCGTTCCACCCCGCGGGCCACGCCGATCCGGAGGGCTTCGCGGCGATGGGGTGCCTGGAGGTGCTCCTGCACGGCGAGGACATCGCCTCGGGCCTCGGCGTGGCCGTCGACCCGCCGCGCCCGGTCTGCGCGCGGGTCGTCGCCCGGCTCTTCCCCGACGTGGCCGCCGGGCTGGCCGAGGTCGACCCGTGGGACGGGCTGCGCTGGTGCGCGGGCCGCCTCGCGCTGCCCGGCCGGCCGCGGCGGGGCCGCTGGCAGTGGCGCGCGGCCCCGATCGGCGGCTGA
- the proC gene encoding pyrroline-5-carboxylate reductase, with protein MAPEVHTVAVIGAGKIGELMLSGLLRSGWPVERLLATARRPVRAEELANRYGVRVVDNLTAVDEAAVLAISVKPQDAGALLDEIGPKVPADKLVISLCAGLPTSFFNRRLPEGTPVVRVMTNTPALVDEAMSAISAGAYATGEHLALAEEMFQPLGATVRVPESQQDAVTALSGSGPAYFYLLVEAMIDAGILLGLPRQVAHELIVQTAIGSAVMLRDSGEHPVKLREAVTSPAGTTISAIRELENHGVRAAMLAALEAARDRARELAAQAD; from the coding sequence ATGGCACCCGAGGTGCACACGGTCGCGGTGATCGGCGCGGGCAAGATCGGCGAGCTGATGCTCTCCGGGCTGCTCCGCTCCGGCTGGCCGGTGGAACGGCTGCTCGCCACCGCCCGGCGTCCCGTCCGAGCTGAGGAACTGGCCAACCGGTACGGCGTACGGGTGGTGGACAACCTCACCGCGGTGGACGAGGCGGCGGTGCTCGCCATCTCGGTCAAGCCACAGGACGCCGGGGCGCTGCTGGACGAGATCGGCCCGAAGGTGCCGGCCGACAAGCTGGTCATCTCGCTCTGCGCCGGCCTGCCCACCAGCTTCTTCAACCGGCGGTTGCCCGAGGGCACCCCGGTGGTCCGGGTGATGACCAACACCCCGGCGCTGGTGGACGAGGCGATGAGCGCGATCTCGGCCGGCGCGTACGCCACCGGCGAGCACCTGGCCCTCGCCGAGGAGATGTTCCAGCCGCTCGGCGCGACCGTCCGGGTCCCCGAGTCCCAGCAGGACGCGGTGACCGCCCTCTCCGGCTCCGGCCCCGCCTACTTCTACCTGCTGGTCGAGGCCATGATCGACGCCGGCATCCTGCTCGGCCTGCCCCGCCAGGTGGCGCACGAGTTGATCGTGCAGACCGCCATCGGCTCGGCGGTGATGCTGCGCGACTCCGGCGAGCACCCGGTCAAGCTGCGCGAGGCGGTCACCTCGCCGGCCGGCACCACCATCTCCGCCATCCGGGAGCTGGAGAACCACGGCGTACGCGCCGCCATGCTCGCGGCCCTGGAGGCGGCCCGCGACCGTGCCCGCGAGTTGGCCGCCCAGGCCGACTGA
- a CDS encoding glycosyl hydrolase family 18 protein, translating into MKRSLRQALWATGAVFALAIAAVPVATASAAGSVTATFAKVQDWGTGHETKVTVTNGTGASVDTWRLEFDLPAGTTISTFWDADVTSSGNHYVAVKKSWAGPLAPGASFSWGYNGTGAYKGPLNCTVNGASCSGGGTPPPTTAPPTTAPPTTAPPTTPPPTTPPPTTPPPTGGKKVVGYFAEWGVYARNYHVKNIHTSGSAAKLTHILYAFGNTTGGRCSIGDSYADYDKAYTAADSVDGVADTWDQPLRGSFNQLRKLKRMYPNLKVLWSFGGWTWSAGFTQAAQNPAAFADSCYSLVKDPRWADVFDGIDIDWEYPNACGLQCDSSGPNAFKNVVGALRSKFGSSFLVTAAITADGSNGGKIDAADYAGAAPQLNWLMPMTYDYFGAFNAQGPTAPHSPLYSYTGIPQQGFWADAAIQKLKSKGVPSDKLLLGIGFYGRGWTGVTQSAPGGTATGPAPGTYEQGIEDYKVLKNSCPANGTVAGTAYAKCGSNWWSYDTPSTIGGKMTYAKNQGLGGAFFWELSGDTSNGELIGAIKGGLG; encoded by the coding sequence ATGAAGAGATCGCTCCGCCAGGCCCTCTGGGCCACCGGTGCCGTCTTCGCGCTGGCGATCGCGGCGGTACCGGTGGCGACCGCGTCCGCCGCGGGCAGCGTGACCGCCACCTTCGCCAAGGTGCAGGACTGGGGGACCGGTCACGAGACGAAGGTGACCGTCACCAACGGCACCGGCGCCAGCGTGGACACCTGGCGCCTCGAGTTCGACCTGCCCGCCGGCACGACCATCAGCACCTTCTGGGACGCCGACGTCACCAGCAGCGGCAACCACTACGTCGCGGTGAAGAAGAGCTGGGCCGGCCCGCTCGCGCCCGGCGCCAGCTTCAGCTGGGGCTACAACGGCACCGGGGCGTACAAGGGGCCGCTGAACTGCACCGTCAACGGCGCCTCCTGCTCCGGCGGCGGCACCCCGCCGCCCACCACCGCCCCGCCGACGACGGCCCCGCCCACCACGGCCCCGCCGACCACCCCGCCCCCGACCACCCCGCCGCCCACGACCCCGCCGCCCACCGGGGGCAAGAAGGTCGTCGGCTACTTCGCCGAGTGGGGCGTCTACGCCCGCAACTACCACGTCAAGAACATCCACACCAGCGGGTCCGCGGCCAAGCTGACCCACATCCTGTACGCCTTCGGCAACACCACCGGTGGCCGGTGCAGCATCGGTGACAGCTACGCCGACTACGACAAGGCGTACACCGCGGCGGACAGCGTGGACGGCGTGGCCGACACCTGGGACCAGCCGCTGCGCGGCAGCTTCAACCAGCTCCGCAAGCTGAAGCGGATGTACCCCAACCTCAAGGTGCTCTGGTCGTTCGGCGGTTGGACCTGGTCGGCCGGCTTCACCCAGGCCGCGCAGAACCCGGCCGCGTTCGCCGACTCCTGCTACTCGCTGGTCAAGGACCCGCGCTGGGCGGACGTCTTCGACGGCATCGACATCGACTGGGAGTACCCGAACGCCTGCGGCCTGCAGTGCGACAGCAGTGGCCCGAACGCCTTCAAGAACGTGGTCGGCGCGCTGCGCAGCAAGTTCGGCTCCAGCTTCCTGGTCACCGCGGCGATCACCGCGGACGGCAGCAACGGCGGCAAGATCGACGCGGCCGACTACGCGGGCGCCGCTCCGCAGCTCAACTGGCTGATGCCGATGACGTACGACTACTTCGGCGCCTTCAACGCCCAGGGGCCAACCGCCCCGCACTCGCCGCTCTACTCGTACACGGGCATCCCGCAGCAGGGCTTCTGGGCGGACGCGGCGATCCAGAAGCTCAAGTCCAAGGGCGTGCCGTCGGACAAGCTGCTGCTCGGTATCGGCTTCTACGGTCGTGGCTGGACCGGGGTCACCCAGTCCGCCCCGGGCGGCACCGCCACCGGCCCGGCCCCCGGCACGTACGAGCAGGGCATCGAGGACTACAAGGTGCTCAAGAACAGCTGCCCCGCCAACGGGACCGTGGCCGGCACCGCGTACGCCAAGTGCGGCAGCAACTGGTGGAGCTACGACACCCCGTCCACCATCGGCGGAAAGATGACGTACGCGAAGAACCAGGGCCTCGGTGGCGCGTTCTTCTGGGAGCTCTCCGGTGACACCAGCAACGGCGAGCTGATCGGCGCCATCAAGGGCGGTCTCGGCTGA
- a CDS encoding DUF2203 domain-containing protein, whose translation MFTLAQARHLVATLRPRVDELIRLRADLAELRVDLADHGVSALGGLAEVKALEARLHAVVEEIHQHDIQVKGIAPVLLDFPGERNGRAVLWCWLEGDDDIRWYHRVECGFAGRRPV comes from the coding sequence GTGTTCACTCTCGCCCAGGCGCGGCATCTGGTGGCTACGCTGCGGCCCCGCGTCGACGAGCTGATCCGGCTCCGCGCCGACCTCGCCGAACTCCGGGTCGACCTGGCCGACCACGGCGTCAGCGCGCTCGGCGGGCTGGCCGAGGTGAAGGCCCTCGAAGCCCGGCTGCACGCCGTCGTGGAGGAGATCCACCAGCACGACATCCAGGTCAAGGGCATCGCTCCGGTGCTGCTGGACTTTCCCGGCGAGCGCAACGGGCGGGCCGTGCTCTGGTGCTGGCTGGAGGGGGACGACGACATCCGCTGGTACCACCGGGTGGAGTGCGGCTTCGCCGGCCGCCGCCCGGTCTGA
- a CDS encoding NADPH-dependent F420 reductase has product MTTVGLIGSGNIGGTVARLAVAAGHDVVLSNSRGPETLKELVDELGPRARAATAAEAAAAGDLVVVTIPLRAYREVPAGPLAGKIVIDTNNYYPERDGRFPELDDESTTTSELLQRHLPESHVVKGFNNIYFKHLLALARPAGADDRSALPIAGDDPAAKGTVTAFLDSLGYDAVDVGRLAEGWRFQRDTTAYAALYAADPAGDWERPAPVDAAKLRAALAAARRYADN; this is encoded by the coding sequence ATGACAACTGTGGGACTGATCGGCAGCGGCAACATCGGCGGCACCGTGGCCCGGCTGGCGGTGGCCGCCGGCCACGACGTGGTGCTCAGCAACTCACGCGGACCGGAAACCCTCAAGGAACTGGTGGACGAGCTGGGTCCCCGGGCCCGCGCCGCCACCGCCGCCGAGGCGGCCGCCGCCGGTGACCTCGTGGTGGTCACCATCCCGCTGCGGGCCTACCGGGAGGTGCCGGCCGGACCGCTCGCCGGCAAGATCGTCATCGACACCAACAACTACTACCCCGAGCGGGACGGGCGGTTCCCGGAGTTGGACGACGAATCGACCACCACCAGCGAACTGCTCCAGCGGCACCTGCCGGAGTCGCATGTGGTCAAGGGCTTCAACAACATCTACTTCAAGCATCTGCTCGCCCTGGCCCGGCCGGCCGGCGCGGACGACCGCAGCGCGCTGCCGATCGCCGGCGACGACCCGGCTGCCAAGGGCACGGTCACCGCGTTCCTCGACTCGCTCGGCTACGACGCAGTCGATGTCGGCAGGCTCGCCGAGGGCTGGCGGTTCCAGCGTGACACCACCGCGTACGCCGCCCTCTACGCGGCCGACCCGGCCGGCGACTGGGAACGACCGGCGCCCGTCGACGCGGCGAAGCTGCGCGCCGCCCTGGCCGCCGCCCGCCGCTACGCCGACAACTGA
- a CDS encoding glutathione peroxidase yields MSVFDVRIDALAGGPADLDQYRGRALLVVNVASRCGLTPQYAGLQTLADEYADRGLTVLGVPCNQFAGQEPGTAAEIEEFCQVNYGVTFPLTEKVDVNGPDRHPLYAELVSTPDAEGHTGDVRWNFEKFLVAPDGAVAARFAPQVAPDSPELRAAIEKVLPA; encoded by the coding sequence ATGAGCGTTTTCGACGTACGGATCGACGCCCTCGCCGGCGGCCCGGCCGACCTCGACCAGTACCGCGGCCGTGCCCTGCTGGTGGTCAACGTGGCCTCCCGGTGCGGCCTGACCCCCCAGTACGCCGGCCTCCAGACCCTCGCCGACGAGTACGCCGACCGGGGCCTGACCGTGCTCGGGGTGCCGTGCAACCAGTTCGCCGGCCAGGAGCCCGGCACGGCCGCCGAGATCGAGGAGTTCTGCCAGGTCAACTACGGCGTGACCTTCCCGCTGACGGAGAAGGTCGACGTCAACGGGCCGGACCGGCACCCGCTCTACGCCGAGCTGGTGTCCACGCCGGACGCCGAGGGACACACCGGCGACGTGCGGTGGAACTTCGAGAAGTTCCTGGTCGCGCCGGACGGCGCGGTGGCCGCCCGATTCGCCCCGCAGGTGGCCCCGGACTCCCCCGAACTGCGCGCCGCGATCGAGAAGGTGCTGCCGGCCTGA
- a CDS encoding glycoside hydrolase family 44 protein produces the protein MRPTTALLPVVLAAALGGLVLPEPALALAGPALTVDATAGRHPISPYIYGMNFADEALARDIRLPAHRYGGNHTTRYNFRADTTNRASDWYFENIPNDNPDPASLPKGSETDRFVQQNQATGAQTVMTVPLIGWIAKERARSCGFSVEKYGPQESTDPWAPDCGNGKTPDGTLVTGNDPKDTSVAVGPGYVTDWITHLKGEFGSAADGGVQFYDLDNEPDLWHSTHRDVRPTGLGYDELRDRTYEYAAAIKAADPGAKTLGPVGWGLNSTIFSGLDQDVCSRTGCWGNPPDRAAHGGQDLGPWYLDRMREYEEQHGTRILDYFDIHIYPQQSGVFNDAPGDEATQALRLRSTRQLWDPTYVDESWINQPVRFIPRLRDMVGQHYPGTKLAITEYNWGAHGSLNGALAEADVLGIFGREGLDLANLWTAPSADQPVANAFRIYRNYDGKGGAFGETSVRATSADQDKLAVYAAERAGDKALTLVVVNKSGDDLTSPVSLAGVSATTAQVYRYSGANLAGIVREADQPVASSGFTATFPANSVTHLVLPPGPETGDCQVSYTVHGSWPGGFTAQVTIANTGTTAIDGWRLGFDFPAAGQRVAQGWSADWRQAGAAVTAASLSWNAKLPPGASTVIGFNGAWSGSNPAPAVFTLNGRRCG, from the coding sequence GTGCGCCCCACCACGGCACTGCTCCCGGTCGTGCTGGCCGCCGCCCTCGGTGGCCTGGTCCTGCCGGAGCCCGCCCTCGCCCTTGCCGGCCCCGCCCTGACCGTCGACGCCACCGCCGGACGGCATCCGATCAGCCCGTACATCTACGGGATGAACTTTGCCGACGAGGCCCTGGCCCGGGACATCCGGCTGCCGGCGCACCGGTACGGCGGCAACCACACCACCCGCTACAACTTCCGTGCCGACACCACCAACCGGGCCTCGGACTGGTACTTCGAGAACATCCCGAACGACAACCCGGACCCGGCGAGCCTGCCGAAGGGCTCCGAGACCGACCGGTTCGTCCAGCAGAACCAGGCCACCGGCGCGCAGACGGTGATGACCGTCCCGCTGATCGGCTGGATCGCCAAGGAGCGGGCCCGCTCCTGCGGGTTCAGCGTGGAAAAGTACGGCCCGCAGGAGTCGACCGACCCGTGGGCGCCGGACTGCGGCAACGGCAAGACGCCGGACGGCACCCTGGTCACCGGCAACGACCCGAAGGACACCAGCGTCGCCGTCGGCCCCGGTTACGTCACCGACTGGATCACCCACCTCAAGGGGGAGTTCGGCTCGGCCGCCGACGGTGGTGTGCAGTTCTACGACCTGGACAACGAGCCGGACCTGTGGCACTCCACCCACCGCGACGTCCGCCCCACCGGCCTCGGCTACGACGAACTGCGCGACCGCACCTACGAGTACGCCGCCGCGATCAAGGCGGCCGACCCGGGGGCGAAGACCCTCGGCCCGGTCGGCTGGGGGCTCAACTCGACCATCTTCTCCGGCCTCGACCAGGACGTCTGCAGCCGAACCGGATGTTGGGGGAACCCACCGGACAGGGCCGCCCACGGCGGGCAGGACCTCGGCCCCTGGTACCTGGACCGGATGCGCGAGTACGAGGAGCAGCACGGCACCCGGATCCTCGACTACTTCGACATCCACATCTACCCGCAGCAGTCGGGGGTGTTCAACGACGCGCCCGGCGACGAGGCCACCCAGGCGCTGCGGCTGCGCTCCACCCGGCAGCTCTGGGACCCGACCTACGTGGACGAATCCTGGATCAACCAGCCGGTGCGGTTCATCCCGCGGCTGCGGGACATGGTCGGCCAGCACTACCCGGGCACCAAGCTCGCGATCACCGAATACAACTGGGGCGCGCACGGGTCGTTGAACGGGGCGCTCGCCGAGGCGGACGTGCTGGGCATCTTCGGCCGCGAGGGGCTCGACCTGGCCAACCTGTGGACCGCCCCGTCGGCGGACCAGCCGGTCGCCAACGCCTTCCGGATCTACCGCAACTACGACGGCAAGGGCGGCGCGTTCGGCGAGACCTCCGTCCGGGCCACCAGCGCCGACCAGGACAAGCTGGCGGTGTACGCGGCCGAGCGGGCCGGCGACAAGGCGCTCACCCTGGTCGTGGTGAACAAGTCCGGCGACGACCTGACCAGCCCGGTGTCCCTGGCCGGCGTGTCCGCCACCACCGCCCAGGTGTACCGCTACAGCGGGGCGAACCTCGCCGGGATCGTCCGGGAGGCCGACCAGCCCGTCGCGTCGAGCGGCTTCACCGCCACCTTCCCGGCCAACTCGGTCACCCACCTGGTGCTGCCGCCTGGCCCCGAGACGGGCGACTGCCAGGTCAGCTACACGGTGCACGGCAGTTGGCCGGGCGGGTTCACCGCGCAGGTCACCATCGCCAACACCGGCACCACCGCGATCGACGGCTGGCGGCTCGGCTTCGACTTCCCGGCCGCCGGCCAGCGGGTCGCCCAGGGCTGGTCGGCGGACTGGCGGCAGGCCGGCGCGGCCGTTACCGCGGCGAGCCTGAGCTGGAACGCGAAGCTCCCGCCCGGCGCCTCGACGGTCATCGGTTTCAACGGCGCCTGGTCCGGATCGAACCCGGCGCCGGCCGTCTTCACCCTCAACGGTCGGCGCTGCGGCTGA
- a CDS encoding AraC-like ligand-binding domain-containing protein yields MASVDTAWLPPAERFDFWQDLVARESAAARISSAHADDFTASARAVDLGVVRLGTWRYPSLELARTPRMIRSSDPELYQLALPLSGHGVVYQQRRSGPLDPSGFTLVDTVRPHGSRHSPRPATAAPLETLTVLLPHQALPLPARRVEALLADVIPADRGMGGLLADFLRRIVTHPEQYATDDAPQLGRIALDLISGTLARRLDVERELPAEVQDAGLRARVEAFVRRHLADPDLTPATVAAAHHMSLRSLHRLFAGTGTGITVTAMIRTERLAGCFRDLIDPRRRHQAIHQVAARWGFRDRAHFSRAFRSAYGLSPREHRERGRRG; encoded by the coding sequence GTGGCGTCAGTCGACACCGCGTGGCTACCCCCGGCGGAGCGGTTCGACTTCTGGCAGGACCTGGTTGCCCGCGAGTCGGCGGCGGCCCGGATCAGCAGCGCGCACGCCGACGACTTCACCGCCTCGGCCCGGGCGGTCGACCTCGGCGTGGTGAGGCTCGGGACGTGGCGCTACCCGTCGCTGGAGCTGGCCCGTACGCCACGGATGATCCGCAGTTCGGACCCGGAGCTCTATCAGCTCGCCCTGCCTCTCTCCGGGCACGGCGTGGTGTACCAGCAACGCCGGTCGGGGCCGCTCGACCCGTCCGGCTTCACCCTCGTCGACACCGTCCGCCCGCACGGGTCCCGGCATTCGCCGCGCCCGGCGACGGCCGCGCCCCTGGAGACGCTGACCGTCCTGCTGCCGCACCAGGCTCTCCCGCTGCCCGCGCGCCGGGTGGAGGCGCTGCTCGCGGACGTCATTCCGGCCGACCGTGGGATGGGCGGGCTGCTCGCCGACTTCCTGCGACGGATCGTCACGCACCCCGAGCAGTACGCGACGGACGACGCGCCTCAGCTGGGCCGGATCGCCCTGGACCTGATCTCCGGCACCCTGGCCCGGCGGCTCGACGTCGAGCGGGAACTGCCCGCCGAGGTCCAGGACGCCGGCCTGCGGGCCCGGGTCGAGGCGTTCGTCCGGCGGCACCTGGCCGACCCGGACCTCACCCCGGCGACCGTGGCGGCGGCGCACCACATGTCGCTGCGGTCGCTGCACCGGCTCTTCGCGGGCACGGGCACCGGCATCACCGTCACGGCCATGATCCGCACCGAGCGGTTGGCCGGCTGCTTCCGGGACCTCATCGACCCACGCCGGCGTCACCAGGCCATCCACCAGGTGGCCGCCCGCTGGGGCTTCCGGGACCGGGCCCACTTCAGCCGGGCGTTCCGGTCCGCGTACGGGCTCTCGCCGCGCGAGCACCGCGAGCGCGGCCGGCGGGGCTGA
- a CDS encoding class II 3-deoxy-7-phosphoheptulonate synthase, which translates to MRHEWHQLSHPAVGSPGLRTSRPTADSAEDAALGLDRWRELPRVQMPPWPDPAQVAEVCKVLDTVPSVVAPYEVDQLRQRLALVCEGRAFLLQGGDCAETFADNTESHLLANARTLLQMAIVLTYGASLPVVKVARVAGQYTKPRSLPTDARGLPAYRGDMINSLEATPAARVADPQRMIRAYANSAAAMNMLRAYLAGGLADLHAVHDWNKDFVKQSPAGERYEAIAREIDRAIAFIRACGMTDDEALRTVTLYCSHEALALEYDRALTRISDNRAYGLSGHFLWIGERTRQIDGAHIDFISRIANPIGVKLGPTTTPDEAIELCEKLNPDNIPGRLTLISRMGNHRVRDALPPIVAKVTAAGAKVVWQCDPMHGNTHESSNGYKTRHFDRIVDEVLGYFEVHRGLETHPGGLHVELTGEDVTECLGGAQGIEDFDLPDRYETACDPRLNTQQSLELAFLVAEMLRG; encoded by the coding sequence ATGCGCCATGAGTGGCATCAGCTGAGTCACCCCGCGGTGGGCAGCCCGGGACTGCGGACCAGTCGTCCGACCGCCGACTCCGCCGAGGACGCGGCCCTCGGTCTGGACCGTTGGCGGGAGCTTCCCCGCGTGCAGATGCCGCCCTGGCCGGACCCGGCCCAGGTCGCCGAGGTCTGCAAGGTGCTCGACACGGTGCCGTCCGTGGTCGCGCCCTACGAGGTCGACCAGCTCCGGCAGCGGCTCGCGCTGGTCTGCGAGGGCAGGGCGTTCCTGCTCCAGGGCGGGGACTGCGCGGAGACCTTCGCCGACAACACCGAGAGCCACCTGCTGGCCAACGCCCGCACGCTGCTCCAGATGGCGATCGTGCTGACGTACGGCGCGTCGCTGCCGGTGGTCAAGGTCGCCCGGGTCGCCGGCCAGTACACCAAGCCCCGCTCGCTGCCGACCGACGCGCGCGGCCTGCCGGCCTACCGTGGCGACATGATCAACTCGCTGGAGGCCACGCCGGCGGCCCGGGTCGCCGACCCGCAGCGCATGATCCGGGCGTACGCCAACTCGGCCGCCGCGATGAACATGCTCCGGGCGTACCTGGCCGGCGGGCTGGCCGACCTGCACGCGGTGCACGACTGGAACAAGGACTTCGTCAAGCAGTCGCCGGCCGGCGAGCGGTACGAGGCGATCGCCCGGGAGATCGACCGGGCCATCGCCTTCATCCGCGCCTGCGGGATGACCGACGACGAGGCGCTGCGCACGGTCACCCTCTACTGCTCCCACGAGGCGCTGGCGCTGGAGTACGACCGGGCGCTCACCCGGATCTCCGACAACCGCGCGTACGGCCTCTCCGGGCACTTCCTCTGGATCGGCGAGCGGACCCGGCAGATCGACGGGGCGCACATCGACTTCATCTCCCGGATCGCCAACCCGATCGGGGTGAAGCTCGGCCCGACCACCACCCCGGACGAGGCCATCGAGCTCTGCGAGAAGCTCAACCCGGACAACATCCCCGGTCGGCTCACCCTGATCAGCCGGATGGGCAACCACCGGGTCCGGGACGCCCTGCCCCCGATCGTGGCCAAGGTCACCGCGGCCGGCGCCAAGGTGGTCTGGCAGTGCGACCCGATGCACGGCAACACCCACGAGTCCTCGAACGGCTACAAGACCCGGCACTTCGACCGGATCGTCGACGAGGTGCTCGGCTACTTCGAGGTGCACCGCGGCCTGGAGACCCACCCGGGCGGTCTGCACGTGGAGCTGACCGGCGAGGACGTCACCGAGTGCCTGGGCGGCGCCCAGGGCATCGAGGATTTCGACCTGCCCGATCGGTACGAGACCGCCTGCGACCCGCGGCTGAACACCCAGCAGTCGCTGGAGCTGGCCTTCCTGGTGGCGGAGATGCTCCGTGGCTGA